In one Parcubacteria group bacterium genomic region, the following are encoded:
- a CDS encoding glycoside hydrolase family 1 protein: protein MNKIFPDGFLWGAATSAHQVEGNNRNNWTEWEKANAKRLAKEARTYWQPWQREVFPEMLTPENYISGKACDHYNRYEEDFNLAKEMGHNAHRFSIEWSRIEPEEGKFDEKEIEHYRRVILALRERGIEPFVTLWHWTMPIWFVEIGAFSKKDNIKYFVRFCETIVKEFCSDVKFWIVLNEPEIYAGNSHLKGIWPPQKKSLISYFLAIKNLIKAHRNSYKIIKKIIPNAQVGIAKNNIYFEAYQNKIHNRILKKFIDWWWNFYFLNRIKNHQDFIGLNHYFHNRIKSFRFNKNENKKVSDMGWELYPEAIPHVLKDLKKYNKPIYITENGLADGRDKNREWFIKESLKNIHKAIEDGADIRGYFYWSLLDNFEWDKGFWPRFGLVEIDYKTLERKPRPSSYIYAEIAKNNSINNAEGERGR from the coding sequence ATGAATAAAATTTTTCCAGACGGATTTTTATGGGGAGCGGCCACTTCGGCGCATCAGGTTGAAGGCAATAACCGTAATAATTGGACTGAATGGGAAAAGGCAAATGCCAAGCGTTTAGCCAAAGAAGCAAGGACCTATTGGCAACCATGGCAAAGGGAAGTGTTTCCGGAAATGTTAACTCCTGAAAATTATATTTCAGGAAAAGCGTGCGATCATTACAACCGTTACGAAGAAGATTTTAATTTGGCGAAGGAAATGGGTCATAACGCTCATCGTTTTTCTATTGAATGGTCGCGGATTGAGCCGGAGGAGGGAAAATTCGACGAAAAAGAAATAGAGCATTACCGGCGAGTAATATTGGCGTTGCGTGAACGGGGGATTGAACCGTTTGTAACGCTCTGGCATTGGACGATGCCAATTTGGTTTGTTGAAATAGGCGCATTTAGTAAAAAAGACAATATAAAATATTTTGTCAGATTTTGCGAGACGATTGTTAAAGAGTTTTGTAGCGATGTTAAATTCTGGATAGTTTTAAACGAACCGGAAATTTACGCAGGAAATTCCCATCTTAAAGGAATATGGCCACCGCAAAAGAAAAGTTTAATATCTTATTTTTTAGCAATTAAAAATTTAATCAAAGCGCATCGCAATTCATACAAAATAATTAAAAAAATCATACCAAATGCCCAAGTCGGCATTGCTAAAAATAATATTTATTTTGAGGCGTACCAAAATAAAATCCACAACCGAATTTTGAAAAAGTTTATTGATTGGTGGTGGAATTTTTATTTTTTAAATCGAATAAAAAATCATCAGGATTTCATCGGTTTAAACCACTATTTTCACAACAGAATTAAAAGTTTTAGGTTTAATAAAAATGAAAACAAAAAAGTTTCCGATATGGGCTGGGAGCTATATCCGGAAGCAATTCCTCATGTTTTAAAAGATTTAAAGAAATACAATAAGCCGATTTATATCACTGAAAATGGTTTAGCCGATGGCAGAGATAAAAATCGCGAATGGTTTATAAAAGAATCTCTTAAAAATATTCATAAAGCTATTGAGGACGGCGCTGATATTCGCGGATATTTTTATTGGTCGCTTTTGGATAATTTTGAATGGGATAAAGGTTTTTGGCCGCGGTTTGGTCTGGTTGAAATTGATTATAAAACACTTGAAAGAAAGCCGAGGCCGTCAAGTTACATTTACGCGGAAATTGCAAAAAATAATAGTATTAATAACGCCGAAGGAGAAAGGGGAAGATGA
- a CDS encoding DMT family transporter, protein MKEFIDFFLKNWVLIVILGNLFTAISSIVAKVALNGSVSKPINPTVYAFYSGLGGSVVIFFALILNVWFSFLKIGLGEVIIGIISGVFLIFGLWPFYLALYRSEASRVTTLFVGSMPIFTFFIKYFFLDERLNVIQSLAFIFLVSGGVLVFLKKHNNFRLDLKSAFLTLSSALGIAIGLVLAGEIFKLQGFFSGFFWISIGYILASLIIFLWPGQKQKILRVDAYVEKRSLLLFFSDKTFSVLGSGLIKFAISLVSATIVNAFEGLRQFFVLIFAMAISFWRPDILKEELEGIVLWQKIIAAILVGIGLFLIIFSQFPSASPNRSINWGVTFSGKFSEDLDLDSKENLKAVLDDLRVDRIRLVAYWDEIEKEKNIFDFSNLDWQVDEAEKRNVKIILAVGMKVPRWPECHIPDWAKNLSEEVREKELLLYLEEVVKHYKDGKSIEIWQVENEPFLRFGECPKRGNNFLSNEISIVKSIDKSRSILVTESGEIGWWPKAAKAGDIFGTTMYRRIYNKYFGRVNYHLPPEFFILKEKATRFFIKDYNKKFIVIELAAEPWMAKQIYETTLEEQLKYFDFDFFKDTIQYAKATGFDEYYLWGAEWWYYLKIKGHPEFWQEAKKLWE, encoded by the coding sequence ATGAAAGAATTTATAGATTTTTTCTTGAAAAACTGGGTTTTAATCGTAATTTTAGGGAATCTTTTCACGGCTATATCGAGCATTGTTGCCAAAGTTGCCTTAAACGGTTCGGTTAGCAAGCCTATTAACCCGACGGTTTACGCTTTCTATAGCGGATTAGGCGGCTCCGTTGTAATTTTTTTCGCCTTGATATTAAACGTATGGTTTTCTTTTTTAAAAATAGGCTTAGGAGAAGTAATTATTGGTATTATTTCAGGCGTTTTTTTGATTTTTGGGTTATGGCCGTTTTATTTAGCTCTATATCGCAGCGAGGCCTCGCGGGTAACGACGCTGTTCGTCGGCAGTATGCCGATTTTTACCTTTTTTATAAAATATTTTTTTCTTGACGAAAGATTAAATGTAATTCAGTCATTGGCTTTTATTTTTCTGGTTTCCGGCGGTGTTTTGGTTTTCTTAAAAAAACATAATAATTTCCGGCTTGATTTGAAAAGCGCGTTTTTAACGTTGAGTAGCGCCCTGGGGATCGCTATCGGTTTAGTTTTGGCCGGAGAAATTTTTAAATTACAGGGATTTTTTAGCGGATTTTTTTGGATCAGCATAGGTTACATCTTGGCATCGCTTATAATATTTTTATGGCCTGGGCAAAAACAGAAAATCTTAAGGGTAGACGCTTATGTCGAAAAGAGAAGCTTGCTCCTGTTTTTTTCCGACAAAACATTCAGCGTTTTGGGTTCGGGACTCATTAAATTCGCCATTTCACTGGTAAGCGCCACTATAGTTAACGCCTTTGAAGGTTTAAGGCAATTTTTTGTTTTGATATTTGCTATGGCAATATCATTTTGGCGGCCCGATATTCTTAAAGAAGAATTGGAAGGAATTGTTTTATGGCAAAAAATTATTGCCGCGATTTTAGTCGGCATCGGTTTGTTTCTTATAATATTCAGCCAGTTCCCATCTGCGAGCCCCAACCGCTCGATTAACTGGGGCGTTACATTTTCCGGTAAGTTCAGTGAAGATCTCGATCTTGATTCTAAAGAAAATTTAAAAGCCGTATTGGACGATTTGAGAGTTGATAGAATCCGTTTGGTTGCTTATTGGGATGAAATAGAAAAAGAAAAAAATATATTCGATTTTTCAAATCTCGATTGGCAGGTGGATGAAGCAGAAAAAAGAAATGTAAAAATAATTCTTGCTGTCGGAATGAAAGTTCCAAGGTGGCCTGAGTGCCACATACCCGATTGGGCTAAAAATCTTTCTGAAGAAGTTAGAGAAAAAGAATTGCTTTTGTATTTGGAAGAAGTTGTGAAACATTATAAAGACGGAAAATCCATAGAAATATGGCAGGTTGAAAATGAGCCATTCTTGCGGTTCGGCGAGTGTCCAAAAAGAGGAAATAATTTTCTTTCAAACGAAATATCTATTGTGAAATCAATTGATAAGAGCCGTTCGATTTTGGTTACCGAAAGCGGCGAAATCGGCTGGTGGCCAAAAGCGGCAAAAGCGGGAGACATTTTTGGCACAACCATGTATCGGCGGATATATAATAAATATTTTGGCCGAGTTAATTATCACCTGCCTCCAGAATTTTTTATTCTAAAAGAAAAAGCTACCAGATTTTTTATAAAAGATTATAATAAGAAGTTTATTGTTATTGAACTGGCGGCTGAACCGTGGATGGCAAAACAGATTTACGAAACTACATTGGAAGAACAATTAAAGTATTTTGATTTCGATTTTTTTAAAGATACAATTCAATACGCCAAAGCAACGGGTTTCGATGAATACTATCTGTGGGGCGCCGAATGGTGGTATTATTTAAAAATAAAGGGTCATCCGGAATTTTGGCAAGAAGCCAAAAAATTATGGGAATAG
- a CDS encoding ROK family protein: protein MIRYKMKFLNKKCIIGIDIGGSKTNVVLLKNGKVLKSAKVSTPKNRKEFLEKLETLVRNLISGAGNKKTQGIGCGVAGVLDLKSGNILNAPNLRFLNNFNIKKWLKRKFKLDVKIDNDARCFTRAEYLFGSGRGYKNIVGITLGTGVGGGIIINGQMFYGSFDAAGEIGHTSYYGVEFEDLVSLRSLKKFGFNDPIKAYELAKSGNKKAMEIFKKLGGYLGIGLAHLINTLDPEIIIIGGGMSGASHFFLPQTRKTMSKLIVSPKSIKNVKIIIGKLGENAGAIGATALFYEQQSQKL, encoded by the coding sequence ATGATTCGTTATAAAATGAAGTTTTTAAACAAAAAATGTATTATTGGAATTGATATTGGCGGGAGCAAAACCAATGTGGTTCTATTAAAGAACGGAAAAGTTTTAAAAAGTGCCAAAGTTTCAACTCCGAAAAACCGGAAAGAATTTTTGGAAAAATTGGAAACACTGGTTAGAAATTTAATTTCTGGCGCGGGTAATAAAAAAACACAGGGCATTGGCTGTGGCGTAGCCGGAGTTTTGGATTTAAAGAGCGGCAATATTTTAAACGCGCCAAATTTGCGATTTTTGAATAATTTTAACATTAAAAAATGGTTAAAGAGAAAGTTCAAGCTTGATGTAAAAATAGATAATGACGCTCGCTGTTTTACCCGCGCTGAATATCTTTTTGGTTCTGGCAGGGGATACAAAAATATCGTCGGTATAACCTTAGGCACTGGAGTCGGGGGAGGGATAATAATTAATGGTCAGATGTTCTACGGCTCTTTTGATGCCGCCGGTGAAATTGGGCATACGAGCTACTATGGCGTGGAATTTGAGGACTTGGTAAGTTTAAGAAGTTTAAAAAAATTTGGCTTTAACGATCCGATTAAGGCATACGAATTGGCAAAATCAGGGAATAAAAAAGCAATGGAAATTTTTAAAAAATTGGGAGGTTACTTGGGAATTGGTTTGGCGCATTTAATAAATACTTTGGATCCGGAGATTATTATAATAGGAGGCGGTATGAGTGGAGCTTCTCATTTTTTTCTGCCGCAAACAAGAAAAACAATGAGTAAACTTATCGTTTCTCCGAAATCCATAAAAAATGTTAAAATCATAATAGGAAAATTAGGTGAAAACGCCGGCGCCATAGGCGCGACGGCGCTGTTCTATGAACAACAATCGCAAAAATTATAA
- a CDS encoding metal ABC transporter ATP-binding protein: MNNNRKNYKNNILEVRDLSVSFGNQEILRDISFSVNESDFLAIVGPNGAGKTVLFQALMGLIPFDGEVKWRPGIKVGYVPQKLMDKAELPLTVKEFFVLKSKNLFFKDKQLLNSITHELKSTDLSEGILNQRLVNLSRGELQRVLISWAILGHPQVLLFDEPTAGIDIAGEENVYNMLHKLQDERGITIIMISHALNVVFRYANNVLCLNKERLCYGEPKYALTSEQIKRLYGESAFYHHLH; encoded by the coding sequence ATGAACAACAATCGCAAAAATTATAAAAATAATATTTTAGAAGTTCGTGATTTGTCGGTGAGTTTCGGTAACCAGGAAATTTTAAGAGATATTTCTTTTTCTGTTAACGAAAGCGATTTTTTGGCGATAGTAGGCCCTAATGGCGCCGGGAAAACCGTCTTATTTCAAGCTTTAATGGGACTCATTCCTTTTGACGGAGAAGTAAAATGGCGACCCGGCATTAAAGTCGGATACGTTCCTCAGAAATTGATGGATAAAGCCGAGCTACCATTGACTGTTAAAGAATTTTTTGTTTTAAAATCAAAAAATCTATTTTTTAAAGATAAACAGCTGCTAAATTCAATAACCCACGAGTTAAAATCTACCGATCTAAGTGAGGGTATTTTAAATCAGCGTTTGGTAAATTTATCTCGGGGTGAGCTGCAGCGTGTTTTAATTTCCTGGGCGATTTTAGGGCACCCGCAAGTTTTGCTTTTTGACGAACCAACGGCCGGCATTGATATTGCCGGGGAAGAAAACGTTTATAACATGCTTCATAAGCTTCAGGATGAAAGAGGAATAACTATTATAATGATTTCCCATGCTCTTAATGTTGTTTTTCGTTACGCCAACAACGTTTTATGTCTTAATAAGGAACGACTTTGCTACGGCGAACCGAAGTATGCTTTAACCAGCGAGCAAATCAAACGGCTTTACGGCGAAAGCGCTTTCTATCATCACCTTCATTAA
- a CDS encoding metal ABC transporter permease yields the protein MNLIIDNQFLLILISGLFTALAASLLGAFIVVKRMALVGDVLSHVALPGIGLALLINIDPMYGAAAFLLVAAFGTWFIEKKTSLPPEAIIGTFFTATLALGVLLVPDHELFESMFGNLFAIKYSDAVIIVIASIIIFFLTLILSRRLTLGIAAPDLAKSIGARPSISYLGFLLLFALSVALGIKLIGSVLMGALTILPAVSARNFSWSLKSFLIFSVILGLTMMFIGIIISNLFNFPPGPTVILTGIFFFGVSLIFKRS from the coding sequence ATGAATCTAATAATAGATAATCAGTTTTTGCTAATATTGATTTCCGGTCTTTTTACGGCCTTGGCCGCGAGTTTGCTCGGCGCCTTTATTGTCGTTAAAAGAATGGCCTTGGTTGGCGACGTACTGTCTCATGTGGCGCTTCCGGGCATCGGTTTAGCGTTGCTTATAAATATTGATCCGATGTATGGAGCGGCGGCTTTTCTTTTGGTTGCCGCTTTCGGAACTTGGTTTATTGAAAAAAAAACCTCTTTGCCTCCCGAAGCGATTATCGGCACTTTTTTTACCGCCACATTAGCTCTCGGCGTTCTTTTGGTTCCCGACCATGAACTTTTTGAAAGCATGTTCGGAAATCTTTTTGCGATAAAATATTCCGATGCTGTTATTATCGTCATCGCTTCTATCATTATATTCTTTTTAACTTTAATCCTTTCGCGCAGATTAACGCTCGGCATTGCGGCACCGGACTTGGCAAAATCAATAGGAGCAAGGCCGAGCATTTCATATCTTGGTTTTCTTTTGTTGTTTGCTTTAAGCGTGGCCTTGGGAATTAAGCTTATCGGTTCGGTTTTAATGGGCGCTCTTACAATTTTGCCGGCAGTTTCTGCCCGTAATTTCTCTTGGAGTTTAAAATCATTTTTAATTTTTAGCGTTATTTTAGGGTTAACTATGATGTTTATCGGCATTATAATTTCAAATTTGTTTAATTTTCCTCCCGGCCCGACGGTAATTTTAACCGGCATTTTCTTTTTTGGAGTATCCCTGATTTTTAAAAGATCTTAA